From [Clostridium] symbiosum, a single genomic window includes:
- the yaaA gene encoding peroxide stress protein YaaA encodes MTKREKEALAAELRIIISPAKKMQVKADELPWKNMPVLIEKTEVLKEKLQSFTEPELKKLFSANDAITHQNYLRYRDMDLRRNMTPAALSYVGIQYQYMAPQIFSEAQWEYICRHLRILSGFYGILRADDAVVPYRLEMQAKLPVGGAKDLYGYWKDELYRELYRPEKGAGRVKVLNLASKEYSSAVEPWLKPEDEFATCIFGTMKDGKIKVKATEAKMARGEMVRFLAEHNAMGFETVKEFDRLGFSYTPELSDGSRFVFLKNEVEQ; translated from the coding sequence ATGACAAAGAGAGAAAAAGAAGCTCTGGCTGCAGAGCTTCGCATTATTATATCCCCGGCAAAGAAAATGCAGGTTAAGGCGGATGAGCTGCCCTGGAAAAATATGCCTGTGCTGATAGAGAAGACGGAGGTGCTGAAAGAGAAGCTGCAGTCCTTTACGGAGCCTGAGCTTAAGAAACTGTTTTCGGCTAATGACGCAATCACCCATCAGAACTATCTGCGCTACCGTGATATGGATCTGAGAAGAAATATGACGCCGGCGGCGCTCTCCTATGTGGGAATCCAGTATCAATATATGGCGCCTCAGATATTTTCTGAGGCCCAGTGGGAGTACATATGCCGTCATCTGCGTATCCTGAGCGGTTTTTACGGTATTTTAAGGGCCGACGACGCCGTTGTGCCGTACCGCCTGGAGATGCAGGCCAAACTCCCTGTGGGGGGAGCAAAGGACCTTTACGGCTACTGGAAGGACGAGCTTTACCGGGAGCTGTACCGCCCGGAGAAGGGCGCGGGACGCGTGAAAGTCCTCAATCTGGCATCGAAAGAGTACAGCAGCGCCGTGGAACCGTGGCTGAAGCCGGAGGACGAGTTTGCCACCTGTATATTCGGAACCATGAAAGACGGGAAGATTAAAGTAAAGGCGACGGAGGCAAAGATGGCCAGAGGTGAGATGGTCCGCTTTCTGGCAGAACACAATGCCATGGGATTTGAGACGGTAAAAGAGTTTGACCGTCTCGGTTTTTCCTATACACCGGAATTGTCCGATGGGAGCCGGTTCGTATTTTTAAAGAACGAGGTTGAGCAATGA
- a CDS encoding cation diffusion facilitator family transporter — protein MIKFLIKRFIKDSDNIKDPAVRRMYGSLCSSVGIGLNICLFIGKYLAGVLSGSIAIMADAFNNLSDAGSSLITLIGFKFAGMKPDAEHPFGHGRIEYISGLAVSAAIILMGVELAKSSVSKILSPAPVEMSMTAIVILVVSVCVKLYMCSYNRFVGRQIDSAAMKATATDSLSDAVATSVVLLAMLVLKFTGVNVDGWCGAMVALFILYAGYSAAKDTLSPLLGQPPEEELINQIRDIALSHSEIVGIHDLVVHDYGPGRLMISFHGEVPGDGNIFELHDVIDQAEKELKEKLGCDAVIHMDPIATNDDEVKSVKQCVAELVKEINGDLSIHDFRMVKGPTHTNLIFDVVVPFQLKLSDREVADEITRRVREKWENYYAVIEIDHSYVL, from the coding sequence ATGATTAAATTTCTGATTAAACGATTCATAAAGGACTCCGATAACATAAAAGACCCCGCGGTGAGACGTATGTACGGCTCGCTTTGCAGTTCCGTGGGGATCGGGCTCAATATCTGCCTGTTTATCGGAAAATATCTGGCGGGCGTTTTAAGCGGTTCCATCGCCATTATGGCCGATGCCTTCAATAACCTTTCGGATGCGGGTTCCTCCCTCATCACGCTGATCGGGTTCAAATTTGCGGGAATGAAGCCGGACGCCGAGCATCCCTTCGGCCACGGGAGGATTGAGTACATATCGGGACTTGCCGTCTCGGCTGCAATTATCCTGATGGGCGTGGAGCTGGCCAAATCTTCTGTGTCCAAGATCCTGTCACCCGCCCCTGTTGAGATGAGTATGACGGCAATCGTGATTCTGGTGGTTTCCGTGTGCGTAAAGCTTTACATGTGCAGCTATAACCGGTTTGTCGGCAGGCAGATAGACTCCGCTGCGATGAAGGCGACGGCCACGGACAGCCTGAGCGACGCGGTGGCTACCTCCGTCGTACTCCTGGCTATGCTGGTGCTTAAATTCACCGGCGTGAATGTGGATGGCTGGTGCGGGGCCATGGTGGCTCTGTTCATCCTCTATGCAGGCTACAGCGCGGCAAAGGATACGCTGAGCCCGCTTCTCGGCCAGCCGCCGGAGGAGGAGCTGATCAACCAGATCCGGGACATTGCGCTGTCCCACAGCGAGATCGTGGGAATCCACGATCTGGTGGTGCACGATTACGGACCGGGCAGGCTGATGATTTCCTTCCACGGCGAGGTTCCGGGAGATGGAAATATTTTTGAGCTTCACGATGTGATAGACCAGGCGGAAAAAGAGTTAAAAGAGAAGCTGGGCTGCGATGCCGTTATCCACATGGACCCCATTGCCACCAACGACGATGAGGTCAAGAGCGTCAAACAGTGCGTGGCGGAGCTGGTCAAAGAAATAAACGGGGACTTATCCATCCACGATTTCAGGATGGTCAAGGGACCCACCCATACGAACCTGATATTCGATGTGGTCGTTCCGTTCCAGTTAAAGCTGTCGGATCGGGAGGTGGCCGATGAAATCACAAGAAGAGTCCGGGAAAAGTGGGAAAACTAT